The genomic segment GAGAGGAGAAAGACAAGTTCAAATGGGGAATCACGCTAACCATGCTGAGATTTTCTTTcttagattttatttttatcaattcaaatattatgtttttgctttgttttgattttatgaaataaatttttttaaactaaGGCCACACAATAGGGTAAAACAATACTGTCTTTTtggttttttattttcaatatattattttattgattttaaatattgacTGCTGTTtgtttaatatttcttgttaagCATAATCACCTatttacatgtttgttgattaatcacgaatcgaaagatgattgattaaatatagcaacaaagacgTCAATCAACACATTGTTAAACTgactaaaaataatattcagTTTCAGTGTGCGATTTTAGGTGAAAATTGAAATTTCACAaagatttaatgcatttagatctaattaaattcaattaagaATAATTGAACTACTAGATTTAAATAGGTTTATTAACTCGAGAAATCGTTTAATAagtaaattgaaaattttaacatGTGTCAACATAGTAGAATTTGGTACCGTTGTGTGTCTTAATTctttatttgaagttgaatctcTCCTTCATCTTTGAATCCGTCATTTTTTATTGCAATTGTTTTATTTCATAGTTTAGATTAAGAATTCAtctcttaattttatttattttgtctagctTAAGTTAAGTGATAAAAAATCTAGTAAATATTAGTCTTAGTGGGATCGATACGTGAACTCGTCGTGTACTTACTATAACTTAACCTAGTctgcttgctagatttattcctaaccgaaatcgtcggtcataGATCGTCGATGCATTTTGAATAATAGAACTACCTTTTTTCAAGAGGAGGACCTCAAGAGTCCTCGTGGGGAAATCGTCTTTTGCTCCCAGGTCCTGAAATCCGATCAGCCGATCTGTTGCTATTCCATTCCTAAACAAATAGGAGAAAAAACCCAAGACTCTAGACGTTTTTTTACTTATGGAATATCTATAAATATACCACAAAATTCATCAAATATAATTAATGCACAGTTGCACACATTGGAGAAACGTTGAGAATCCTGAAGCAAATGGATAAATTCAATCCCATGGGCAAGCTATTCCGAGGAACCAAAAAAAAATTCCGATTAACCAAAGAGTTGGTGTATTCACACCATGTGACAGATGTATTGATAATGGCCAGATGGTACAAAAAAGCACTCAACAAACATAAATAAGTGAACTTAATTGGGGTTAAAACACAAAAGTATCATTAAGAAACTGAACAACGATAATTTCAACTATCTTCTATGCATCACCATACATTACAACAAATAATCAACAGAACAACTATAACAACTACATAATTACAGGAACATACCAAACAATAAATACAAAATGAAACAGAAGTTACCTGAATAATATGACGCAAGGCAACGTTTTGATTCCGAGTTTAGCAACAAAGAAAGGAGCATTCTGCAAAAAACTTAAAACAGTTAGTAATTTCTCAATTACTGAATAAAATTTAAGCGAGGCGCCATTATCAGCCGCACTCAATGATTATATGAAACACTATGAAAAATAACGGATGAGTTAAACTGACCTCAGCATCCAATTTTATAAATTTGGTATTAAAATGTCTTGGAGCAAGAGACTTCAAATGTTTATCCATGATCCTAGGAAGATCCAACAACACAAACTAAATAGACAGCAACAGaatgtttttaaaatgaatatcaCATATTTGCAAGGATAACTTAATAGGAAACACTTCGagaaaaacataaatatttgaCAGATTATATTTGTCTATGACACACTGAAGATAAATCCACCCTCCAATTCATGCTACATATTTCAAATAAAAGTTTCGTGTTTGCATACTTGCATCGATAGAATTCTCGATGGTAGAAGTGACATATAACTTTGCTACTGCCCTTAACTTCGGCCAAAAAGTCAGGTTCTGTTATCTCTCTGTACTCTCCATGCCCTTGCATTTTCAATTCTTGCCGCTTCTCCGCTTCTTTCTAATTTTGATACAGAAAAATTCAACCATCTGAAAGATAATTTTAAGGGCACGTTAAaataaaaacttacagacctTAAGAGCTGCAATTCTGTCAGCATGCAACTTTTCCAGCTCAGGATCCTGGGtagaaaagaaaaatgtgaacAAAAATGATATTACAGAGATGGAGAAAGCAATCACTGAGGCATCCCCCTCTTACATCCATCAATTCATCCAGATCTACTTCCTGATTAACAGAGCTGGATGACTGTGCTTTCTCATTCGCCATCACTTCCTGCGAAAAAATAACACTTGTAATGTGAAATCATGGTCTATTTCTACCTTTTTTGGTACTTCattgtttcaaattttaaagCTTAACCAAAAAAAGGGTCCTGATCGTGATTATGTTATTCATGAGTTCAAAGTCTGAAATATTGTTTTCAGTGGTGAGGATCGGCTGCAACAGTTCATGCCTACATATTCACCATTTCAAACCTCGGCCCATTTCTGGTCGTATTTTCTCCACGTAAACTGATCAAGAGGCAATTAACAttcgaaaattttaattcaaccaCATGAAGCTCCAATCAGAATCTTCTCCCCAAATGAAATTCAATCCCCTCATATGAACAATTATATCGAAGCATTTCTATCACTGTAGTTATCCTTAGAACTAACACGTCAATTCATAAAAGTAAGTAACTATCACAACCAATAACGAACCAGAGGCACCGAGAATCGCACGTAAAATAAAGGGGtatcaaatatttttcgggaaaaAAAAACTTGGGAAATAAAAATCACAATAAAGCAAACCTTTTGGTAATCTCGGGCTGCAGCAGCCATCACGTTCCCGAAAGCCAAAGTAGAAAGGGTAGATTTCACTGAATTTGGATCCATTTCTTCTCCTCTTTTCACCCTGAAATTGAATCTAGGAGTGCATTAAAAACGTGAACAACATCCGGCATTTAAAGTAAAAACAAATTAAAGGATGAgcaaacaaataaatattcttccATTTCATACAAAATTAGAAGATGTGGGGAAACCAAAAGTTCTAGGAAAAAATGAAGTACGAAATGGGAAATGACTCAAAATATGATATGGGCGTTTTGCTGTCGGGTACAGCATTGAACTGGGTCATGAAAGGTTACTTGGATCCGGCCCATAcgcaattttaatttatttcttaaacctcttattttatttatttaaaaaaaaatacattctATTAACAACCAATTACGTCTTTTGAAAATGACTAAAAAAACAAAGCCCAAATCTCCACTTATTTTACTTATTTCGTATGTCACAATTCATAAATGAAGTTAAACCAGAAGTAGTATTCATCATACGAAAAATcaaaaccatattttttttctattgagCTATTTAAGGAAAATTAGAGCACATCTTAAGAAGAAATATTAGTAGACCAAACTTGTAGCGTctaccgttttaaaagtgcagaaatatatatatatatatatatatatatttaaaaagctctcattttcgaaataacatttaaatattttgcatgcatataaccctactgaaaaatatgtcatttaaaaataataataaatatttgacagtaaaaatataGCAGTTTAAAATATTGTCAACTCGGCCCACaatcatgcataaataaaataaacgaATAAAATCCTGAAAATCAACATTGTATCATAAAAACGTGTAAACTGCTCGTGTCAACTCAAAGCTCATAAAATCATGatatgcggaaaacatgcggtcatcgggtcgtgtcgccccaccaggtctgcctactcagagtttggCACCTCTAGTCCTCTCAAtctcaagctcacctgcatcacacatgcctagtgagtctaagactcaacacacatgtaccagaagtaacaagtacatatacatagcaaaCAGCAGTTAAAAATAGCATACTCAACATACCTTTCGTAAACTTTAAAAGCGTAATGTAAACGTGCCATATTAAATCATGaagtgtcaaaacagctcatcgttaatcgtcactcatcattcatcattcatcatttatcatttgtcatTTATCATTTCCTTAGGTGAATTCAGGTTCCTTAGAAGTGactacatcatcatttacgatagatccatcatacatagaaccgctgTACCTGGTGGCTGTCGAACATGAtaacccatccactgtgcctaggcctcatcatcagcatttacatatatgtcttaaacatttacatatacttcgatagccacaactaattcccatcattcaaaacatcatcattttcataacttataaaaatcatgcacatatgcAATTTTCCTTAAATCCaaacatgcaacgtatattttcataaaatcttaaaaatcatgaatcatgctgtataaacatttaaatcatgataaaattgtgctcagggcgctgccagggcCAAAATCTCACCTCGGCTGCcaaatgaccattttgtccctggaaacccaaaaattaccgttttacccttggacctctaaaattgacccgaaacttaccaaactccttaaaatatcccaaaacatatttaaaagcattcctagacgtaaactcgagccaaattcgcaacttaaccgattcgttttaaattTGGACCGGGGTCTAACTTTCCCAACTCATTACCACATCTTAAACACACTCAAAGGACCCTAAAAATATCCAGACTCGTCCCTTAAACCATTCGATCAGGCCCTATAGCTGCTCACCCATGCAAGCCACAGCCCCCACCCCGAACAATACACTCACAAACGCTCCACTCGAGCCTCGTTCCTTCCTTCCCGATCGCCAGCGCCTGAGGTTGGTTCCAGCGCAACTTGAGCCCTTCCAAGCcttgtctcagacccaccagaaTCTGGTCTAAGGCACGGCTAGGTCCTGGTGTTACTAGCTAACCCCTGCGCGCCGAAGACCCCCAAGAACCGAGCCATCTCCTTGAAGCAACCTCTCCGTCTCCCATCCTACAGCATTGGCGATTggtttaaatcctcaaaccacATCTTGACACCTACATCAATCACTTACCAGCCCTAAAACCGCAACCCCTTGCACATGAATCAAAGAAGCGTGAGTTGTACAAGAATCATGCACAAAACTGAGAGAAACAATGCAACCACACACTATCATGCAAGATCTACAAAAGCTTCATACATGGCATACAAAACCACATTCTTATGACGAGTATGATGCGAAAAGAGAGTACACAGCGTGCCTGAATGATGCAAATGCGCGAGGGAATCGAGCCTGAAAGCCCGAGGAATTTCTTTATTGCAAAACAAGCAAGAGCCGAGACCTTAAGATGGTGGATTTAATGCTGAAAATTAGAGAGAAAGGTGGTGGGGGAGGGGAGTGTAGGCTGGTGAGGGGGAAGGTAGGGATAAGGTTTGATTAGTGGGGTAATTAGATAGAATTAATTTAGCTAATGATCCCTAGTTTTAAATGAAATGAATTAAAAAggattttaagcccaataagcttaaaagtaggtatattaaatccaaacacacttctgaaaaatatttcgtgttggaaagttttcgaaaatattagccgaaacTCAAAAAATcctccgattcgataaaatttgcgtactaggtaaaaataaaatcctgcggttaaaaatattcaataaagcccattttttttaaaaaaaatacacttaaaaacaccttaaattaattaataaaaataaaccgtgtaataaaataattttcctgaaaattctccggtctccgctcctcgttcgagcgcgaaatgcatctagaaaccctaatgcatgaacttttaaaatttcatgaaataaatcctatcatgcatgaaatatgcataaaatgcataaaaataattaaacaccaTATAcccaaaaaatttaataacttgtatgcatgcatgtggttcacgtagaTCTTCGGATTTTCGAGACGTTACAAAACTGAGAATGAAATAATACATAACCAGAAGTAGTAGTCAAGAAATTAGTCTTCCGTAATAATCTGTCAGATTACATTAGTGACATCCGTTTTTTTGTACTCTCTATCAAAGGATGTCCCTATTTATTGTAGATGTTCTATACAATAGTGCACTTTATTTAAAGTCATTAAATGAATCatacaaataatttattattcacTATCATTTTGGGTACAAAAACAAATAACAAATCTATTCTTGGATTCAGGTACTCATAAACGAAAAAATAATCGTTCTcatttgaatattgaagatgatTTATAAAAAAGCTTCATGATGTGTTAAAAAATACtaacattttttgaaaattggaaATCACTCACACCTTCAAGCTTATCAAACTAAAAgtatacaaaaaaataaaaaaattagcacGCATTATCAAGTTCTATCAGATTCAGAAGATCATATGTGATATAATTGTTACACACTTTTTCATTTTATCTACCCACTGCAAAATCTGATGTGTTAGTAATATGTGGAaagagtttcccaaaatcaaaaTTCATTAAATGTTGAGTTGAatgctaagagtttcagtaggcaagtGTAAGTCCTACTGAATTTGGTTTGTACAGGTGTGTaatgatcaaagtcttttaatgaTAACCTTCAGGAAACAGAAGAATGGGAGACGTAGAAtccttcgaacttccagaaacaaatctTGTGTTATTTTACCTTCTACTGTTTTTAAGTTTCATAAAGTGTTGTGGACTGTTTTTGTACTTTTAAGAAGTTCGTTGTACTTTCAAATATCGAGATCGACTTTTGACTCCTAAAAGGTTTGAAGCCACTTACAGAAGTTGTTATAATAGAATGAGCTCCACAAATGCTGGAAAAACACAGAAGCCAATGGACCAacgaagataaaaagaaagctAACTTGGATAATGTAGCCAAGGAAATTCTGTACATGACACGTGACAAAAACACCTTCAGAAAAATAGATGTGTTCTTCTGCAAAAGAAATTTGAGAAAGCTTGATCCaaatatgtgaaggaaatgaccataaaaaggaaaatataCTTTCTGTAGCAATGCATAAGTTTGAGAATGTTAAAACGAACGTCAGAAAATCTTTAAATAACTTTTATTAAAGATTCGGTAGCATTATAAACGAACTAGCAGCTTTTTGGCAAAGAATATGGCAATAGGAAAACTGCACTCAAGTTTATGAGAATACTGCCCAGAAAATGTGATGTTAAGACTAGGGCAATGAGAGAATCAAAATATTTGAGAAAACCAAAACCTGCATGATTTTTTTGCAGTATTGAAGGCCTGTGAGTTTGAACTGGAAGTAAGAAGCAGTGAAGAGTCTTCATCAAGTCAGTCAACTAAAGCTCTTATTGTTGCTATTGTTTCAAGTGTTTCAACTATTGTTGCTACTAAAATACTATCTGAAAAGACTACCATTCAAATCAATAACGATGCCATGTCATTATTCGTCAAGAAATTTTCAAGATTCATGATATAAAAGTCATAAAACATATAAAAACCCAATcaaaacttcaagaaagagtcaCCATCCGGTGACATGTTTCAACTGAGGGAAGATTGATAACTTTGCCCAAGAATGATGATAACAAAAAGAAAGGACATAGCGTAATGACAATAAATCTCGAAAAGATCAAAAGGCGATGATTGCTGAAGAATGAAAAAATATGCAGGCAGATTCTAGTTCTGAGTTTTCTGACTTAAAAAGCCAATCCAATGAAAGTGATGCTGGATAGATTCAGTGTCTCATGCCAGATACTGATTCAACCCCAACTACTAAtgaggtatttgattttgattcagaATAATTTACACGTAATGACTCagttaaagcactgcatgacatggttgAAGAGTAATCAAAGTTATCTCAATAATTCGAGGAGGTTAAAACTGAAAACCAAGACTTGTTGGATCAAATCAATAAATTCACTTACTGAATAAGTCTCCTGTTTcattagagaagatgcaagagcTACAGAAGCAATCCGAAGGCAAAACTGGTATCGAATTCAGTAGCCATGAAAGCATTAATGAAATCAGTACTCATTCGAAACTGAATATGATCAAATGGAAATATATTTACTTTGTTAAATCCAGTACGATATATAAACACAACAAACCTAATGTTCAAGTTGAGAAACCTATAAATCAGATTAACAAAGACGGAAATGCTGGTCTCAGTTATGCTGAACTGAGAGGAAAGCCCATCTGGACACTTGATCCAGTAAATCATAAGTTTCACTAGTTAAAAACTCCCGACTACTATAATTGTAAGTCAGCTCAGAAGAAATATAGAATAGAAAACAAGAACATGGGAGAACTACATCATAAAGTGCATTTTGTTAAGAATAAATCATCTGATACACACACCTCTGAGGCTACTCAAAGTACAAAATCTTCCAggattgtacaaatgtgggttcctaagggattAATTagttttggacccaaatagatagaGTACCATTCACTGAAATGTGTGATTGTAGGAAATGAAGAAAATAATTACAAACAGTAGCTTCATCTGGTATCTGGTGGATATTATAGGCATATGACTGGCCAAGAAAATCTACTTTCAGAAATATTTAGTTGTTGTGGACCAAAAATAACTTTTgaggacaactcaaaaggtaaaactatGGGTAAGAGtaataatattcatgaaaatatCATTATTAATATGTACTTCTAGTAGAGAATCTATGCTATAATTTAATCAACATTAGTCAACTTTGTGACAATGGATACTCGATAGCCTTCCAGAAGCACACATGtagttaaaaaatatttattgttctACTGTTTTGCAAGG from the Primulina tabacum isolate GXHZ01 chromosome 16, ASM2559414v2, whole genome shotgun sequence genome contains:
- the LOC142529955 gene encoding thioredoxin domain-containing protein PLP3A, encoding MDPNSVKSTLSTLAFGNVMAAAARDYQKEVMANEKAQSSSSVNQEVDLDELMDDPELEKLHADRIAALKKEAEKRQELKMQGHGEYREITEPDFLAEVKGSSKVICHFYHREFYRCKIMDKHLKSLAPRHFNTKFIKLDAENAPFFVAKLGIKTLPCVILFRNGIATDRLIGFQDLGAKDDFPTRTLEVLLLKKGIIEEKKQGEEDDDDLENKHRTVRSSINIDSDSD